From a single Longimicrobium terrae genomic region:
- a CDS encoding FRG domain-containing protein produces MEEIRVRSWTELNDQLYDASYNEQIGRIRSPHVFRGVSCATYPLTTSLHRLGGDFARMEQHLLRNFRKYAPREYRASDSVWNWLALGQHHGLPTRLLDWTFSPQVAMHFATARLEQFARDGVIWMVDFGAVHARLPAPLLAEMEAEQANVFTVEMLQRRSQTLEQFDALDGETFALFFEPPSLDERIVNQYAAFAVMSSPEAAMGDWLAAHPDLYRRIVIPAELKWEIRDKLDQANVTERVLFPGLDGLSAWLRRYYSPRGEIPLPDERHP; encoded by the coding sequence ATGGAGGAGATCCGGGTCCGCAGCTGGACCGAGCTGAACGACCAGCTCTACGACGCGTCGTACAACGAGCAGATCGGGCGCATCCGCTCGCCGCACGTGTTTCGCGGCGTCAGCTGCGCCACGTATCCCCTCACCACCAGCCTGCACCGGCTGGGCGGCGACTTTGCGCGCATGGAGCAGCACCTGCTGCGCAACTTCCGCAAATACGCACCGCGGGAGTACCGGGCCAGCGACTCCGTGTGGAACTGGCTGGCGCTGGGGCAGCACCACGGCCTGCCCACGCGCCTGCTGGACTGGACGTTCTCGCCGCAGGTGGCCATGCACTTCGCCACCGCGCGCCTGGAGCAGTTCGCGCGCGACGGGGTGATCTGGATGGTGGACTTCGGCGCCGTGCACGCGCGCCTCCCCGCCCCGCTGCTGGCGGAAATGGAGGCTGAGCAGGCGAATGTCTTCACCGTCGAGATGCTGCAGCGCCGGTCGCAGACGCTGGAGCAGTTCGATGCGCTGGACGGGGAAACGTTCGCGCTCTTCTTTGAGCCGCCCTCGCTGGACGAGCGCATCGTGAACCAGTACGCCGCGTTCGCCGTGATGTCGAGCCCCGAGGCCGCGATGGGCGACTGGCTGGCGGCGCACCCGGACCTGTACCGCCGCATCGTGATCCCCGCCGAACTCAAGTGGGAAATCCGCGACAAGCTTGACCAGGCCAACGTCACCGAGCGCGTGCTGTTTCCCGGGCTGGACGGGCTGAGCGCGTGGCTGCGGCGCTACTACAGCCCCCGCGGCGAAATCCCGCTCCCCGACGAGCGCCATCCCTGA
- a CDS encoding ribose-phosphate diphosphokinase: MAEMILFAGAGNPALARAVAAELGMELGSCRVEQFPDGETSVHLGESVRGKDVYLLQPTCPPVNDNAMQLLIFADAFRRAAAGRIHAVLPYYGYARSDKRTGRREPITASLMALLMREAGIDHVITVDLHTTQIEGFFPGPFDTLTAVPTLCAGLKPELPADTVVVSPDAGRVKLATEYAERLNLPLAVLHKRRESGSETRVTHLVGEVRGRTCLIIDDMISTGGTLVESVTALRDAGASGFLVAATHGLLLDGAIDRLRTAGVTRLCVTDTVPTPADGGGILHVVTVAPLLAGALRRLSSSTSLESLF; the protein is encoded by the coding sequence ATGGCGGAGATGATCCTGTTTGCGGGGGCGGGGAACCCGGCGCTGGCCAGGGCGGTGGCGGCGGAGCTGGGGATGGAGCTGGGCAGCTGCCGCGTGGAGCAGTTTCCGGATGGCGAAACGTCCGTGCACCTGGGCGAGTCGGTGCGGGGCAAGGACGTGTACCTGCTGCAGCCCACCTGCCCGCCGGTGAACGACAACGCCATGCAGTTGCTGATCTTTGCCGATGCCTTCCGGCGGGCGGCCGCGGGGCGCATTCACGCCGTGCTTCCGTACTACGGCTACGCGAGATCCGACAAGCGCACCGGCCGCCGCGAGCCCATTACCGCCAGCCTGATGGCGCTGCTGATGCGCGAGGCGGGGATCGACCACGTGATCACGGTGGACCTGCACACCACGCAAATCGAGGGCTTCTTTCCCGGCCCGTTCGATACGCTCACGGCCGTCCCCACGCTGTGCGCCGGGCTCAAGCCGGAGCTGCCGGCCGACACGGTGGTCGTATCTCCCGATGCCGGGCGGGTGAAGCTGGCCACGGAGTACGCGGAACGGCTGAACCTGCCGCTGGCCGTGCTGCACAAGCGCCGCGAGTCCGGATCGGAAACGCGCGTCACGCATCTGGTGGGCGAGGTGCGCGGCCGCACCTGCCTGATCATCGACGACATGATCAGCACGGGCGGCACGCTGGTGGAAAGCGTGACCGCGCTGCGCGACGCGGGGGCCAGCGGCTTTCTGGTGGCCGCCACCCACGGCCTGCTGCTGGACGGCGCCATCGACCGGCTGCGCACGGCGGGCGTAACCCGGCTGTGCGTGACGGACACGGTGCCCACCCCGGCGGACGGCGGCGGCATTCTGCACGTGGTGACGGTGGCGCCGCTGCTGGCGGGCGCGCTGCGGCGACTGTCATCCTCCACTTCGCTGGAATCGCTGTTCTGA
- a CDS encoding MraY family glycosyltransferase produces MPVFLVFATAMLTALLVTPAIARVVTRHGLYGHVRPSSAERRVPRLGGIAVWLATTAGLVTSLAAPGGVTGPDRFFVGALLAGTLLFAAGLTDDLVNLRPSIKLLAQCAAAVVAYGFGFRIEAITFGNGSIEVGALALPLTLLWIVGVTNAFNLIDGLDGLATGIGLVALTTTLAVALMLGNLEVALGCAALGGALAGFLRYNFRPARIFLGDGGSLFVGFMLAVLSVHGSTKSTAAVVVAVPLLVLALPLLDTLLAIVRRWLRGTPVFGADERHLHHQLIAMGVTHVRAVVIMYLAAATLAVVGVILAFGPPSLVAATAVGGAALSVILLLFGIKRLGYHEFVEAGAVVHSGMRGLRQSIRDQIHARDVAQVLPRAESLSHVQAILQDNAAALGLLYASVCRESSREGGRSQLPPECAARAWKLECPVDDDDSADDPYVLRVWTEAPDDLRLLTADRTARVLAHAVGEWLRADRAPPAAPVAALPDRTRRAPARSGASAVA; encoded by the coding sequence GTGCCCGTCTTTCTGGTATTCGCCACCGCCATGCTCACGGCCCTGCTGGTGACCCCCGCGATCGCGCGGGTGGTGACCCGGCACGGGCTGTACGGCCACGTCCGCCCCTCGTCCGCCGAACGGCGCGTGCCGCGGCTGGGCGGGATCGCGGTGTGGCTGGCGACCACGGCGGGGCTGGTGACCAGCCTTGCCGCGCCGGGCGGGGTGACGGGACCGGACCGCTTCTTCGTGGGCGCGCTGCTGGCGGGAACGCTGCTGTTCGCCGCCGGGCTCACGGACGATCTTGTGAACCTGCGGCCCTCCATCAAGCTGCTGGCCCAGTGCGCGGCCGCGGTGGTGGCGTACGGCTTCGGGTTCCGCATCGAGGCCATCACCTTTGGCAACGGCTCCATCGAGGTGGGCGCGCTGGCGCTGCCGCTGACGCTGCTGTGGATCGTAGGGGTGACCAACGCCTTCAACCTGATCGACGGGCTGGACGGCCTGGCGACGGGGATCGGGCTGGTGGCGCTGACGACCACGCTGGCAGTGGCGCTCATGCTGGGCAACCTGGAGGTGGCGCTGGGATGCGCCGCGCTGGGCGGGGCGCTGGCCGGCTTCCTCCGCTACAACTTCCGCCCTGCGCGCATCTTTCTGGGGGACGGGGGGAGCCTGTTCGTGGGCTTCATGCTGGCGGTGCTATCCGTCCATGGATCCACCAAGAGCACGGCGGCCGTGGTGGTCGCCGTCCCCCTTCTCGTGCTCGCCCTGCCGCTGCTGGATACGCTGCTGGCCATCGTGCGGCGGTGGCTGCGGGGGACGCCGGTGTTTGGCGCGGACGAGCGGCACCTGCACCACCAGCTCATCGCCATGGGCGTGACGCACGTGCGCGCCGTGGTGATCATGTACCTGGCCGCGGCCACGCTGGCGGTCGTCGGCGTCATCCTCGCGTTCGGGCCGCCGTCGCTGGTGGCGGCCACGGCGGTGGGCGGCGCCGCGCTGTCCGTCATCCTCCTCCTGTTCGGCATCAAGCGGCTGGGCTACCACGAGTTCGTGGAGGCCGGCGCCGTGGTCCATTCGGGAATGCGCGGGCTGCGGCAGAGCATTCGCGACCAGATTCACGCGCGCGACGTGGCGCAGGTGCTGCCCCGGGCCGAGTCGCTTTCGCACGTGCAGGCCATTCTGCAGGACAACGCGGCCGCGCTGGGCCTGCTGTACGCCAGCGTGTGCCGCGAATCGTCGCGCGAGGGCGGGCGGTCGCAGCTGCCGCCGGAGTGCGCGGCGCGGGCGTGGAAGCTGGAATGCCCGGTGGACGACGATGATTCCGCCGACGATCCGTACGTGCTGCGCGTGTGGACGGAGGCGCCCGACGACCTGCGCCTGCTGACCGCGGACCGCACGGCGCGCGTTCTGGCCCACGCCGTGGGCGAGTGGCTGCGCGCGGACCGCGCCCCGCCCGCCGCCCCCGTGGCCGCCCTCCCTGACCGCACCCGCCGTGCACCCGCGCGTTCCGGCGCCTCCGCCGTCGCCTGA
- a CDS encoding glycosyltransferase, which translates to MHPRVPAPPPSPDAAARDPRPRPPLRIVYLSASGALGGAERALLDLLASVRAAEPSWSLCVVAGEDGPLAARVRELGAEAHVLAFPPRLASLGDAGTAGGRLGRAGLMAGMAAAGPSAALYLLRLRRLLARLAPDAVHTNGFKMHLLAAYARPRGVPVVWHLHDFVSARPAMRGLLRSASARCSAAVAVSEAVAEDARAALGSGLAVHTVLNAIDLSRFRPDGEAADLAARAGLAPAADGTVRVGLVATMGRWKGHETFLRALAALPAGPPVRGYVIGGGIYRTAGSEVAVDDLRRLAAELGIARRVGFTGLVDDPAAAMRALDVVVHASTQPEPFGLVIAEAMACGRAVIVSDAGGAREIVRPGHDALTAAPGDVAALSSAIHRLAADPALRAALGRHGRESALLTFDRARLAERMVPLYRSLAAAHPPDSGR; encoded by the coding sequence GTGCACCCGCGCGTTCCGGCGCCTCCGCCGTCGCCTGACGCGGCCGCGCGCGACCCGCGCCCGCGGCCTCCCCTCCGGATCGTCTATCTGAGCGCCTCGGGCGCGCTGGGCGGTGCCGAGCGCGCCCTGCTGGACCTGCTGGCCAGCGTGCGCGCGGCGGAGCCGTCGTGGTCCCTGTGCGTGGTGGCGGGGGAGGACGGACCCCTCGCAGCCCGCGTGCGCGAACTGGGCGCGGAGGCGCACGTCCTCGCCTTTCCGCCGCGCCTGGCTTCGCTGGGCGACGCGGGGACGGCGGGGGGACGGCTGGGCAGGGCGGGGCTGATGGCGGGGATGGCCGCGGCCGGACCGTCCGCCGCGCTCTACCTCCTGCGCCTGCGCCGCCTGCTGGCCCGCCTGGCGCCGGACGCCGTCCACACCAACGGCTTCAAGATGCACCTGCTGGCCGCGTACGCGCGGCCGCGGGGCGTTCCCGTCGTGTGGCACCTGCACGACTTCGTGTCCGCGCGGCCGGCCATGCGCGGGCTGCTGCGCTCCGCCTCCGCGCGCTGCTCGGCGGCGGTGGCCGTCTCGGAGGCGGTGGCGGAGGACGCGCGGGCGGCGCTGGGCTCCGGACTGGCCGTGCACACCGTGCTGAACGCCATCGACCTGTCGCGCTTTCGCCCGGACGGCGAGGCGGCGGACCTGGCCGCGCGCGCGGGGCTGGCCCCGGCGGCGGACGGGACGGTGCGCGTGGGACTGGTGGCCACGATGGGGCGGTGGAAGGGGCACGAGACCTTTCTGCGCGCCCTGGCCGCGCTTCCCGCCGGTCCTCCCGTTCGCGGCTACGTGATCGGCGGCGGGATCTACCGCACGGCGGGGAGCGAGGTGGCGGTGGACGACCTGCGCCGCCTGGCCGCGGAGCTGGGGATCGCGCGGCGGGTGGGCTTCACCGGGCTGGTGGACGATCCCGCGGCGGCGATGCGGGCGCTGGACGTCGTCGTCCACGCCAGCACGCAGCCGGAGCCGTTCGGACTGGTGATCGCGGAGGCGATGGCGTGCGGGCGCGCCGTCATCGTGAGCGACGCGGGCGGCGCTCGGGAGATCGTCCGTCCGGGCCACGACGCGCTCACCGCCGCGCCGGGGGACGTGGCCGCGCTCTCCAGCGCCATCCACCGCCTCGCGGCCGATCCGGCGCTCCGCGCGGCGCTGGGCCGCCACGGGCGCGAGTCGGCGCTGCTCACGTTCGACCGCGCGCGCCTCGCGGAGAGGATGGTGCCGCTGTATCGTTCGCTCGCCGCCGCGCATCCGCCCGATTCCGGCCGATGA